A portion of the Lysinibacillus timonensis genome contains these proteins:
- a CDS encoding aldolase catalytic domain-containing protein, which yields MKPNVKIIDCTIRDGGLVNNWDFSIEFVQDLYNGLNDAGVEYMEIGYKNSPALLKATEPNPWRFLDDDFLKQVIPEKKNTKLSALVDIGRVDPNDILPRDESILDMIRVACYAREVDKGLELVQMFHELGYETSLNIMALSSVPEQQLIEAFDMVRESPVDVVYIVDSFGSLDPKDIEHQVNKFRELIPNKQLGIHTHNNLQLAFANTLTALRNGVVYLDSSIYGMGRAAGNCHTELLVGYIKKTNYEIKPLLSVIENHMLAMREKWEWGYIIPYMISGILNEHPRVAMAYRNSDERDQYVNFYDKVTTPEASVSPTTKN from the coding sequence ATGAAACCTAATGTAAAAATTATTGACTGTACCATTCGCGATGGAGGACTAGTGAACAACTGGGATTTTAGCATCGAATTCGTTCAGGATTTATATAACGGCTTGAATGATGCCGGCGTTGAATATATGGAGATTGGATACAAAAACTCCCCTGCCCTTCTAAAGGCAACAGAACCGAATCCTTGGCGTTTTCTAGATGATGATTTTTTAAAACAAGTGATTCCAGAGAAAAAGAACACGAAACTTTCCGCGCTAGTGGATATTGGTCGAGTTGACCCAAATGATATTTTACCTCGCGATGAAAGTATTTTAGATATGATCCGTGTGGCATGTTATGCAAGAGAAGTTGACAAAGGATTAGAACTTGTTCAAATGTTCCATGAATTAGGCTATGAAACATCCCTTAACATTATGGCCCTATCAAGCGTACCTGAACAACAACTGATTGAAGCGTTCGATATGGTACGTGAAAGCCCTGTAGATGTTGTTTATATCGTGGACTCTTTCGGAAGCTTAGATCCGAAAGATATTGAACACCAAGTAAATAAGTTCCGTGAGCTTATTCCAAACAAACAGCTTGGTATCCATACACACAACAACTTACAATTGGCATTTGCGAATACTCTTACTGCGTTGCGTAATGGCGTTGTATATCTCGATTCTTCTATCTATGGTATGGGGCGTGCAGCAGGTAACTGTCATACAGAACTACTTGTTGGCTACATTAAAAAAACAAATTACGAAATTAAACCATTACTTTCTGTCATTGAGAACCATATGTTAGCTATGCGTGAAAAATGGGAGTGGGGTTATATCATTCCTTACATGATTTCAGGAATTTTAAACGAACACCCACGTGTTGCAATGGCCTACCGTAACAGTGACGAACGCGATCAATACGTTAACTTCTACGATAAAGTCACAACACCTGAAGCATCTGTTTCACCTACAACTAAAAATTAA
- a CDS encoding PhzF family phenazine biosynthesis isomerase: MGQVEVYHYDAFSNVPGKGNPAGIVLHAESLTEETMLKIAEKVGFNECSFIVESDNADIRIRFFTPGHEMPLCGHATMASMVALIENEKIVKKDSYTIETLAGILRVEVSKRDGTFQIKMEHAKPQFIPFNGSKYELAKSIGIEEGDIDPRYPIVYGSTGTWTLCIPISNLEAFERMKPSNKDFPNILKEMPKSSVHPFSLSALSPDAQMHARHFSSPFSGTVEDAITGTASGVMGAYYATYVEPHKKENYSFVVEQGVEMQKDGRVLVHVQNEQHLQIAISGTAVFVQKILIGI; the protein is encoded by the coding sequence ATGGGTCAGGTAGAAGTTTATCATTATGATGCATTTTCAAATGTGCCAGGTAAAGGAAACCCTGCTGGGATTGTGTTACATGCAGAATCTTTAACAGAAGAAACGATGTTAAAGATTGCAGAAAAAGTAGGATTTAATGAATGTTCATTTATTGTTGAGTCTGACAATGCAGATATACGAATTCGGTTTTTTACACCGGGACATGAGATGCCTTTATGTGGGCATGCAACAATGGCCAGTATGGTAGCACTGATTGAAAATGAAAAGATAGTTAAAAAAGACAGTTATACAATTGAAACGCTTGCTGGAATCTTAAGGGTTGAAGTAAGCAAGAGAGATGGCACATTCCAAATTAAAATGGAGCATGCGAAACCTCAATTTATACCATTTAATGGTTCGAAGTATGAGTTAGCAAAATCGATTGGGATAGAAGAGGGCGATATCGACCCACGATATCCTATTGTTTACGGGAGTACTGGGACGTGGACGTTATGTATTCCCATTTCAAATTTAGAAGCTTTTGAGAGAATGAAACCTAGTAATAAAGACTTTCCAAATATTTTAAAAGAAATGCCAAAGTCATCAGTGCATCCATTTAGTTTGAGTGCATTATCACCTGATGCACAGATGCACGCTCGACATTTTTCTTCACCATTTTCAGGTACGGTAGAGGATGCTATTACTGGAACCGCTTCCGGCGTTATGGGTGCATATTATGCCACTTATGTAGAGCCACATAAAAAAGAAAACTACTCATTTGTTGTTGAACAAGGTGTAGAAATGCAAAAGGATGGGCGAGTGCTTGTTCATGTACAGAATGAACAACATTTGCAAATAGCCATATCAGGAACTGCAGTTTTTGTACAAAAGATTCTAATTGGGATATAA